Proteins co-encoded in one Spirosoma endbachense genomic window:
- a CDS encoding FecR family protein: MKSPDYSQYSMNDFVLDESFRRWVFQPDEQTMSFWHSFMLRHPDKQNAIDEASAILLHLRVHYDDLTDASQERIWQVLDTAFDRQLAAQTDTIERAKPILRRLISYPFRNWQLAASLTGLLLLAGGGWAYRHFWQRQEIHTRYGELLTITLPDGSEVRLNGNSTLTYPNDWTDRDDREVWLEGEAFFRVTKKQASSGRLKFITHTPNLDISVLGTQFNVNTRRGNTLVMLSEGKVQLSNPNDKKAPVILMKPGDLASAQTGIEQVSITPAKPQIHTAWTKHLFAFENTPLREIAQQLSDTWGITLVFEDNALAERRFTGNLSSQDMETLITTLTTAFNLQADREGNRIILHRL; encoded by the coding sequence ATGAAATCACCTGATTATAGCCAGTATTCCATGAATGACTTTGTATTGGACGAGTCGTTTCGACGTTGGGTTTTCCAACCCGACGAACAGACGATGTCGTTCTGGCATTCATTTATGCTCAGGCATCCCGATAAACAGAACGCCATTGATGAAGCAAGCGCGATTTTACTGCATCTGCGGGTGCACTACGACGATTTAACGGACGCCAGCCAGGAACGCATCTGGCAGGTATTGGACACCGCTTTTGACCGGCAGCTAGCCGCTCAGACGGATACTATTGAACGGGCAAAACCAATTCTGAGACGGCTTATCAGCTATCCATTCAGGAACTGGCAACTGGCAGCCTCACTCACTGGCCTGTTGTTGCTGGCTGGCGGTGGGTGGGCTTATCGGCACTTTTGGCAGCGTCAGGAAATTCATACCCGATATGGCGAACTCCTGACAATAACCCTGCCTGATGGGTCAGAAGTACGGCTCAATGGCAATTCAACGCTGACCTACCCCAATGACTGGACCGATCGCGATGATCGGGAAGTATGGCTCGAAGGCGAAGCGTTTTTTAGAGTAACCAAAAAACAGGCATCGTCAGGACGACTGAAATTCATCACCCATACACCCAATCTGGATATTTCTGTACTGGGAACACAGTTTAACGTGAATACCCGTCGGGGCAATACGCTGGTCATGTTATCGGAAGGAAAGGTTCAGTTGTCTAACCCTAATGACAAAAAAGCGCCTGTCATTCTGATGAAGCCCGGCGATCTGGCCAGCGCCCAGACGGGTATAGAACAGGTATCGATCACCCCTGCGAAACCCCAGATACATACTGCCTGGACCAAGCATCTGTTTGCCTTTGAAAATACGCCCCTTCGGGAAATTGCCCAACAGTTAAGCGATACCTGGGGTATCACGCTGGTTTTTGAAGACAACGCGCTCGCCGAACGACGCTTTACTGGAAATTTATCCAGTCAGGATATGGAAACGCTCATTACAACCCTTACTACGGCATTCAACCTACAGGCTGATCGCGAAGGCAATCGAATCATCCTCCACAGGCTGTAA
- a CDS encoding VCBS repeat-containing protein, with the protein MSFATMIVKRPLFLVLLSVISTLAGCRSAPDSLPLFTKISADESGLSFNNQIQPFENETLNANTYDPLYNGAGVGVGDFNNDGWDDLFFAGNKVSSRLYLNQMGLSKKENSDFQFRDITKQAGVQTRSWCTGVSVVDLNQDGWLDIYISVAGPDTAKAVRRNLLFLNQKCRPGGIPAFKEVAEQVGLADSGMNTQAAFFDYDHDGDLDCYILNNAFERTGRNSIRPRRLDGTGLSTDRLYRNESRSTAEQKSTKKSELQNETTTLPQFVDVSGQEGIKAEGYGLGLTIADLNQDGWLDVYCANDFLSNDVVWINNHNEKGEHTGFTNRAADYFKHTSYNSMGVDIQDINNDTRPDVMVVDMMPETNERQKMMLIKTNWDFFTLARQQGYQDEYVRNTLQLNQGPSGQNQEPGFSEIGQLAGVSRTDWSWAPLLADLDNDGWKDLTVSNGYRRDITNLDYVVYLNQQISNFGLAATHKQTMEALYKLPEIKLHNYVYRNRGDLTFEDKSLDWGLGELNYSNGAVYADLDKDGDLDLVFNNIDEPAGLYRNETNQAGKPIIRHFLRLKLPADAQGSGAEVRLKLPDGTTQTTLAHPVRGYTSSVESIVHFGLGKYTSAWVDIHWANGTVQSLGQLKADQTHTTRYLPANSPTSTRRDSSSTGLFATQPASVVGIPFLHRVARSSDWQRTPMLPQVYGKNGPAIAVADVDGNGLDDVFVGAGPGQVRTVYLQKKAGQFAPLIQGANDLDDMGALFFDADNDGDQDLYVVSGGSQQPDSSPIYQDRLYLNDSHGKFTRSQGLLPPTISSGSCIVAADFDHDGDLDLFRGGRVKVEKYPFPPRSYLFRNDGGLFTDVTDQLAPGLRQIGMVCTALWTDYDNDSWPDLLLAGEFMPIKLVKNAKGKFQQQPATLPAGQWNSLIGADFDCDGDIDYLAGNTGLNTRYNVSASEPLRIYGNDFDGNGKIDPILTHYLQGTEQVVAIRDVMNDQMTTLSRKRFVSFQQYAQQPFAEMFTDEERKGAIRLEATELRSIYIENKGGGRFDVRPLPMPVQISPVFGMQTGDFNADGWRDVLLTGNSYAPETYSGWYDAGRGTVLLGNGKGQFRAVPSAEAGLQVDGDAKGLAVLSTGASVSYLVTNTNGPVQWLALRKNSQPAIGRLKPTETHSLIRHTDGRTERVEYYHGSGYLSQSSRTKY; encoded by the coding sequence ATGTCTTTTGCAACTATGATCGTTAAACGCCCTTTATTTCTGGTATTACTCAGTGTGATCAGTACGTTAGCCGGTTGTCGGTCAGCACCCGACAGTCTTCCTTTATTTACAAAAATCAGCGCTGACGAATCGGGCCTATCGTTCAACAATCAAATCCAGCCTTTCGAAAATGAAACGCTAAATGCCAATACGTACGACCCCCTGTATAATGGGGCAGGAGTAGGGGTTGGCGATTTCAATAATGACGGATGGGATGATCTCTTTTTTGCTGGGAACAAGGTGAGTAGCCGTCTGTATCTGAACCAGATGGGTCTTTCGAAAAAGGAAAATTCTGACTTCCAGTTTAGGGATATTACTAAACAGGCTGGCGTACAGACCCGAAGCTGGTGTACGGGTGTTTCAGTCGTTGACCTCAATCAGGACGGTTGGCTGGATATCTATATCAGCGTGGCGGGTCCCGATACCGCTAAGGCTGTTCGAAGAAACCTGCTTTTTCTCAACCAGAAATGCAGGCCGGGCGGCATTCCAGCATTTAAGGAAGTGGCCGAACAAGTGGGGCTGGCAGACAGCGGGATGAATACTCAGGCTGCCTTTTTTGATTATGACCACGACGGTGATCTGGACTGCTATATTCTGAACAATGCCTTCGAGCGAACGGGCCGGAACAGTATTCGACCACGCCGACTCGATGGAACCGGCCTAAGCACCGATCGATTGTATCGAAATGAAAGCCGATCAACGGCTGAGCAAAAATCAACGAAGAAAAGTGAGCTTCAGAACGAAACCACAACGCTGCCGCAGTTTGTCGATGTGTCGGGTCAGGAGGGAATCAAGGCCGAAGGGTATGGCCTGGGACTCACGATCGCGGATCTGAATCAGGACGGCTGGCTGGATGTATACTGTGCCAATGATTTTCTGTCGAATGATGTCGTCTGGATCAACAATCACAATGAAAAAGGGGAGCATACCGGGTTCACCAATCGTGCGGCCGATTATTTCAAGCATACCAGTTACAACAGTATGGGTGTCGATATTCAGGACATCAATAATGACACCCGCCCCGATGTGATGGTCGTTGACATGATGCCGGAGACGAATGAGCGACAAAAAATGATGCTCATTAAAACCAACTGGGATTTTTTTACGCTGGCTCGTCAGCAGGGCTATCAGGATGAATACGTTCGAAATACCCTGCAACTCAATCAGGGTCCATCTGGTCAGAATCAGGAACCGGGCTTTAGTGAAATCGGCCAGTTGGCGGGCGTTTCGCGCACTGACTGGAGCTGGGCACCGCTGTTGGCTGATCTGGACAACGATGGCTGGAAAGACCTTACTGTTTCGAACGGCTACCGACGCGACATTACCAATCTGGATTATGTAGTCTATCTCAACCAGCAGATCTCAAACTTTGGTCTGGCGGCAACGCATAAACAGACCATGGAGGCTCTGTATAAACTCCCCGAGATAAAACTCCATAACTATGTGTATCGAAATCGGGGCGACCTGACCTTTGAGGATAAATCGCTGGATTGGGGCTTGGGTGAACTCAATTACTCGAATGGTGCGGTCTATGCCGATCTGGATAAAGATGGTGATCTGGATCTTGTTTTCAATAACATTGATGAGCCAGCCGGACTCTATCGAAATGAAACGAATCAAGCTGGCAAACCGATTATCCGCCACTTCCTGCGACTGAAATTACCCGCCGATGCACAGGGTTCAGGGGCCGAAGTCCGCTTGAAATTACCCGATGGGACAACGCAGACCACACTGGCGCATCCGGTTCGGGGTTATACCTCCTCCGTTGAATCGATTGTTCATTTTGGGCTGGGAAAATACACCTCGGCCTGGGTTGACATTCATTGGGCGAATGGCACAGTTCAGTCGCTTGGGCAGCTGAAAGCCGATCAAACGCATACCACTCGCTATTTGCCGGCCAATAGCCCGACCTCGACCCGACGAGATAGCAGTTCGACAGGTTTGTTTGCTACGCAGCCAGCGTCGGTGGTTGGCATACCCTTTCTGCATCGGGTCGCACGCTCGTCAGATTGGCAGCGAACGCCGATGCTCCCGCAGGTATATGGAAAAAACGGGCCTGCCATAGCGGTTGCCGATGTAGATGGTAATGGCCTGGATGATGTGTTTGTTGGGGCGGGTCCCGGTCAGGTACGAACGGTATATTTACAGAAAAAAGCCGGGCAGTTTGCACCGTTGATTCAGGGAGCCAATGACCTTGATGATATGGGGGCTTTGTTTTTTGATGCCGATAACGATGGCGATCAGGATCTATACGTCGTTAGTGGAGGAAGTCAGCAGCCCGATAGCAGCCCTATTTATCAGGATCGATTATACCTGAACGACAGCCATGGCAAATTTACCCGATCGCAGGGTTTGTTACCACCAACGATCTCTTCGGGCTCCTGTATTGTAGCCGCCGATTTTGACCACGATGGCGATCTGGATTTGTTCCGTGGAGGGCGTGTCAAGGTAGAAAAGTATCCATTTCCACCCCGCAGTTATTTATTTCGAAATGATGGAGGTCTGTTTACAGATGTTACCGATCAACTGGCTCCCGGCTTGCGGCAGATAGGGATGGTTTGCACAGCACTCTGGACCGACTATGATAATGATAGCTGGCCTGATTTACTGCTTGCTGGCGAATTTATGCCAATCAAACTAGTTAAAAACGCCAAAGGGAAATTTCAGCAACAGCCTGCTACACTGCCAGCTGGTCAGTGGAATTCGTTAATCGGTGCTGATTTCGATTGCGACGGTGATATCGATTACCTCGCTGGCAATACCGGCCTGAATACGCGGTATAACGTCTCTGCTTCAGAACCCTTACGCATTTACGGCAACGATTTTGACGGGAATGGTAAGATCGACCCCATCCTGACCCACTATCTTCAGGGAACCGAGCAGGTAGTGGCTATTCGGGATGTTATGAACGACCAGATGACCACCCTGTCCCGTAAACGATTCGTTAGTTTTCAGCAATATGCCCAGCAGCCATTTGCCGAGATGTTTACCGATGAGGAACGAAAGGGGGCTATTCGACTCGAAGCGACTGAACTAAGGAGTATCTATATCGAAAACAAGGGGGGAGGCCGGTTTGACGTGCGGCCACTCCCGATGCCGGTCCAGATTTCACCCGTTTTTGGCATGCAAACCGGCGACTTCAATGCGGACGGCTGGCGTGATGTATTGCTGACCGGTAATTCATACGCACCTGAGACCTATTCGGGCTGGTATGATGCTGGTCGGGGAACGGTATTGCTGGGCAACGGGAAAGGCCAGTTTCGGGCGGTGCCTTCGGCTGAAGCCGGATTGCAGGTAGATGGTGATGCCAAAGGGCTGGCCGTTTTATCGACTGGCGCTTCAGTCAGTTATCTGGTGACCAATACCAATGGGCCCGTTCAATGGTTAGCCCTCCGAAAAAATAGCCAGCCTGCTATTGGGCGACTAAAACCGACCGAAACACATTCACTGATTCGGCATACCGATGGCCGGACAGAGCGAGTAGAATATTATCATGGCTCTGGATATTTGTCACAGTCTTCTCGAACAAAGTATTGA
- a CDS encoding SusC/RagA family TonB-linked outer membrane protein, which yields MKKMYLSLTLWIAGTAFFSLPHSAAAQLLTRAQTKPDQPALDTRPTKARALKKVLNELERRYKVSFAYEELLMAGRLTETETDGTTLEQNLSQLLAEQGLRYRKIKDNLYVIQPDVKPEPGIATPPAMADANQPVTIAEVAVIRRLTGRITDESGAGLPGANIVEKGTATGTSTDANGDFALNVSDGATTLIISSVGYVAQEVAIGNRSTITVQLVADNRTLDEVVVVSYGTVKKSNLTEAVSIVNVADAKKVQAASVVDQIQGRAAGVTVASAGGAPGATASIKIRGSSTFGSNQDPIYIIDGVIIGSASSDFNPNDIETVTILKDAAATALYGSRGMNGAIVITTKRGKAGKAVIDYNGYYGVQNIDHRLPLATRDQYIKTWTAAYQNGKLPVPDFGQGGFDTDWQKELIKPGAITDHNVSISGGVDNGVNKSNYRISGGYFSQDGTIRGRKTDGTEVSPYFKRYSARVNAGTTRGKLTIGESAYLAYTNERRVIGQPFDNVIRMPPTIPVFDPTNASGYGYGNANNATFGTNPIGQQAKDDNLANSYKLLGNVYGEYAILPWLTYRLSVGLDFSNYQNKYFARPGALSYNSPSAPNGILDDRNGRFFNTLIENTLNINKTIGKHQVSALLGYTRQRFDQNEIYSHTEGIVGEFYQQGAGTASPRTDGFSSISGLISYLGRVNYTYNDKYNIQANLRRDASSNFPKDNQVAYFPSVSAAWNINKEAFMRNIPAIGDLRLRASYGSVGNQAIAPYSLDPTIQPNLNYVLGGGNVIVPGASNRQLQNSNLKWESKTTTDVGIDATFLNGKIQLQADYFYSLSKNLLLRVPLPITAGNQGDNPYDNLGKIENKGFELSLTYQDKTGDFRYSINGQLTSIHNKALQLVPSNGNQPLYGYGNVTRTEVNGPLAGFYVLRQAGIFQNQAEIDAAAKQPNVTPGDVRYVDTNGDGQINNDDRQIVGTPFPKFEYGANISLSYKNIDFTVFFQGVSGNLLFNRSRNWTDRFDDVQNVRSDVSFWTGPGSSTTTPKPIKGDPTLNPAFNTDRWVESGAYGRIRTMQLAYNFPTAMLTKLKMGSARIYVNAQNLLTITKYSGYNPDVIGDVGDGNPQNRGNYIGRGIDQGNYPVSRVISAGLQLSF from the coding sequence ATGAAAAAAATGTATTTATCGCTTACCCTCTGGATAGCAGGGACGGCTTTCTTTAGCCTTCCACATTCCGCTGCTGCCCAGTTACTGACCAGGGCACAAACCAAACCTGATCAACCCGCACTGGACACTCGTCCTACGAAAGCACGCGCGCTAAAGAAAGTACTGAATGAACTGGAACGACGCTACAAGGTAAGTTTTGCTTATGAAGAACTATTGATGGCCGGTCGGCTCACCGAAACCGAGACCGATGGAACAACCCTAGAGCAAAACCTGAGCCAGCTACTGGCCGAACAGGGCTTGCGATACCGGAAAATCAAAGACAACCTGTATGTCATTCAGCCTGATGTAAAGCCCGAGCCGGGTATCGCAACACCTCCAGCCATGGCCGACGCAAACCAGCCAGTCACAATCGCTGAAGTTGCTGTTATCCGGCGTTTAACGGGTCGGATTACGGATGAGAGTGGAGCCGGATTACCCGGAGCCAACATCGTCGAAAAAGGTACCGCCACCGGAACGTCGACCGATGCCAATGGCGACTTTGCCCTAAATGTGAGTGATGGGGCAACCACGCTGATCATATCAAGTGTCGGGTACGTTGCCCAGGAAGTCGCCATCGGCAACCGATCGACCATTACCGTTCAACTGGTTGCCGACAACCGCACCCTCGATGAAGTCGTGGTCGTTTCGTATGGTACAGTCAAAAAATCGAACCTGACCGAAGCCGTCAGCATTGTGAATGTTGCCGATGCCAAGAAAGTACAGGCAGCCTCTGTCGTTGATCAGATCCAGGGCAGGGCCGCCGGGGTAACGGTAGCGTCGGCTGGGGGTGCGCCCGGTGCAACGGCCAGCATCAAAATTCGGGGTTCCAGCACGTTTGGGTCAAATCAGGACCCAATCTACATCATCGATGGCGTTATTATTGGCAGCGCATCATCCGACTTTAACCCCAATGATATTGAGACGGTTACGATCCTGAAAGATGCGGCTGCTACGGCGCTTTACGGGTCGCGGGGTATGAACGGCGCCATTGTCATCACAACCAAACGCGGAAAAGCGGGAAAAGCCGTTATTGACTACAATGGTTATTATGGCGTACAGAATATTGACCATCGGCTTCCCCTGGCCACCCGCGACCAGTACATCAAAACCTGGACCGCTGCCTATCAGAATGGCAAACTTCCCGTTCCGGATTTTGGCCAGGGCGGGTTTGATACGGACTGGCAAAAAGAACTGATCAAGCCGGGTGCCATTACCGATCATAACGTCAGCATTTCGGGTGGCGTCGATAATGGGGTCAATAAGTCGAATTACCGGATTTCGGGGGGCTATTTCTCACAGGATGGCACAATCCGGGGTCGAAAAACCGACGGCACGGAGGTGAGTCCGTATTTCAAACGCTACTCGGCCCGCGTCAATGCGGGAACAACCCGTGGAAAACTGACCATTGGCGAATCGGCCTATCTAGCCTATACCAACGAACGGCGGGTTATTGGGCAGCCTTTCGATAATGTTATCCGGATGCCACCTACCATACCCGTTTTTGATCCTACCAATGCCAGTGGCTATGGCTATGGCAATGCCAACAACGCTACGTTTGGTACGAATCCCATCGGTCAGCAGGCCAAAGATGACAACCTCGCCAATAGCTACAAACTGTTGGGTAACGTATATGGCGAATATGCCATTCTTCCCTGGCTGACGTATCGGCTGAGTGTTGGACTGGATTTCAGCAACTACCAGAACAAGTATTTCGCCCGCCCCGGTGCCCTCAGCTACAACAGCCCCAGCGCACCCAACGGCATTCTGGACGACCGGAATGGACGTTTCTTTAACACGCTGATTGAGAATACACTGAACATCAACAAAACCATTGGCAAGCACCAGGTCAGCGCACTGTTGGGCTATACACGGCAGCGGTTCGACCAGAACGAAATCTACTCCCATACGGAAGGGATTGTTGGTGAGTTTTACCAGCAGGGTGCTGGTACGGCCAGCCCACGAACAGATGGATTCTCCAGTATTTCGGGCCTGATCTCGTATTTAGGCCGGGTAAATTACACATACAACGACAAGTACAATATTCAGGCGAACCTGCGTCGGGATGCGTCGTCGAACTTCCCGAAAGACAATCAGGTTGCCTATTTCCCCTCTGTATCAGCGGCTTGGAATATCAACAAAGAGGCTTTCATGCGGAATATTCCGGCCATTGGCGACCTGCGTCTGCGGGCCAGTTATGGGTCAGTGGGTAACCAGGCCATTGCCCCCTATTCGCTCGATCCAACCATTCAGCCTAATCTGAACTATGTACTCGGTGGTGGAAATGTTATTGTTCCGGGCGCATCGAATCGTCAGTTGCAGAATTCAAACCTGAAATGGGAAAGCAAAACCACGACAGATGTGGGTATAGACGCTACATTTCTGAATGGTAAGATTCAGCTTCAGGCCGACTATTTTTACTCATTGTCGAAAAATCTGCTGTTACGCGTTCCCCTGCCCATTACGGCCGGTAACCAGGGGGATAACCCGTACGATAACCTCGGAAAAATTGAAAATAAAGGCTTTGAGTTAAGCCTGACCTATCAGGATAAGACAGGTGATTTCCGGTACAGCATCAATGGTCAGCTTACCAGCATTCACAACAAAGCCCTACAGTTAGTACCCAGCAATGGGAACCAGCCTTTGTATGGCTACGGGAATGTGACACGAACGGAAGTAAACGGTCCGCTGGCTGGCTTTTATGTGCTACGGCAGGCAGGCATCTTCCAGAATCAGGCGGAAATCGATGCAGCGGCCAAGCAACCGAATGTAACTCCTGGCGATGTGCGTTATGTGGACACCAATGGCGACGGTCAGATCAATAACGACGACCGTCAGATTGTGGGCACCCCGTTTCCCAAGTTCGAGTACGGGGCTAACATTTCGCTGTCGTATAAAAACATCGATTTCACGGTCTTTTTCCAGGGCGTGTCGGGGAATCTGCTGTTTAACCGCAGCCGCAACTGGACGGATCGGTTCGATGATGTCCAGAATGTCCGGTCTGATGTTTCGTTCTGGACCGGTCCGGGAAGCTCTACCACGACACCCAAGCCAATTAAAGGGGATCCGACCCTGAATCCGGCTTTCAATACGGATCGGTGGGTTGAAAGTGGGGCTTATGGTCGAATTCGGACCATGCAACTTGCCTATAATTTCCCCACGGCTATGCTAACCAAGCTCAAAATGGGATCGGCTCGGATTTATGTGAATGCTCAGAATTTGCTGACCATTACAAAGTATTCGGGCTACAATCCAGATGTGATTGGTGATGTGGGCGATGGAAATCCTCAAAATCGGGGCAATTACATCGGTCGTGGTATTGACCAGGGCAACTATCCCGTTTCGCGGGTCATCAGCGCAGGTTTGCAACTGAGTTTCTAA
- a CDS encoding SRPBCC family protein, which yields MSTNQMLEKSAPGINAYHFITHWHVAALSEEVYRTLEDIDALARWWPAVYLDVKVLEKGQPGGVDKVVELYTKGWLPYTLRWKFRVTKTSVPTGFALEAFGDFVGRGIWTFTGEGSGTHITYDWLIEAEKPLLKKLSFLLKPIFSMNHEWAMRKGLESLQLELRRRKGEKNVPPPPQPTFPHNLLKRSSANLNL from the coding sequence ATGTCCACCAATCAAATGCTCGAAAAATCGGCCCCAGGTATCAACGCCTACCACTTCATCACTCATTGGCATGTAGCGGCTTTGTCCGAAGAGGTTTACCGAACTCTTGAAGATATAGATGCACTGGCTCGCTGGTGGCCAGCGGTGTATCTCGATGTTAAGGTTCTGGAAAAAGGGCAACCCGGCGGTGTCGATAAAGTGGTTGAACTTTACACGAAAGGCTGGCTTCCCTACACATTGCGCTGGAAATTCCGGGTAACAAAAACCAGCGTTCCTACGGGTTTCGCGCTCGAAGCATTTGGCGATTTCGTTGGTCGGGGCATCTGGACGTTTACGGGGGAGGGTTCGGGTACTCACATTACCTACGACTGGCTAATCGAAGCCGAAAAGCCTCTCCTAAAAAAACTATCATTTTTACTGAAACCTATTTTTTCCATGAACCACGAATGGGCTATGCGGAAAGGGCTGGAAAGTCTGCAACTGGAACTTCGACGCCGAAAGGGCGAGAAAAACGTTCCGCCACCGCCCCAACCAACCTTCCCGCACAATCTGTTGAAACGTTCCTCGGCCAATTTAAACCTATAA
- a CDS encoding exo-alpha-sialidase, which produces MTTKLPLLLFICLVALRFTDNTSVEWNQPVLINDQPVFTDAGLVSHAGETELRKHGNYGSEYGRMLRLSNGTWLAAYTISRNNGYQRDPKAGLELQVSESRDNGQTWKSISILTDPGRDLDNAQLCQLPNGAVLLACRSVRWQESYRLPIYQSTDLGKTWAKHSTIDVAEGKPGTLGKPDKGIYEPHMAFLADGRLSVMYANEKHVTETPAYSQIISQKISVDQGASWGPEIWVAHETGHNASRPGMPVWTRMTNGQYMVVYEICGPEKCMVYYKSSPDGTHWAEGLGTSIPDQLGGPYLLSLTDGRLVVSSNSSHISVSSDYGRSWQRIADAWPKSLWSSLYQPGPNQLIVMNSVERSIGGHNIQIRSGQLSSQTK; this is translated from the coding sequence ATGACGACGAAACTACCTCTTCTCCTCTTTATCTGTCTGGTTGCGTTACGCTTTACCGACAACACCAGTGTCGAATGGAATCAGCCGGTACTCATTAACGATCAGCCCGTTTTCACTGATGCGGGGCTGGTATCCCACGCGGGCGAAACAGAATTACGCAAACACGGAAACTACGGTTCAGAATACGGACGAATGCTTCGCCTGTCGAATGGAACCTGGTTGGCGGCCTACACAATTTCCCGCAATAATGGCTACCAGCGCGATCCGAAAGCAGGGCTGGAGCTTCAGGTTTCTGAAAGCCGCGACAACGGTCAGACCTGGAAATCAATCAGCATTCTTACCGATCCTGGCCGCGATCTGGACAATGCTCAGCTCTGCCAACTCCCCAATGGAGCTGTTCTGCTGGCGTGCCGGTCGGTCCGCTGGCAGGAGTCATACCGGCTGCCCATTTATCAGAGTACGGATCTGGGCAAAACGTGGGCCAAACACAGCACAATAGACGTGGCTGAAGGGAAACCGGGCACACTGGGTAAGCCCGATAAAGGCATTTATGAACCGCATATGGCTTTTCTGGCCGATGGGCGCCTGTCAGTCATGTATGCGAATGAAAAACACGTTACGGAAACGCCTGCCTACAGCCAGATTATTTCGCAGAAGATTTCGGTCGATCAGGGCGCAAGCTGGGGTCCGGAAATATGGGTAGCTCATGAAACGGGGCACAATGCTTCCCGACCAGGGATGCCCGTATGGACACGGATGACGAATGGGCAGTATATGGTTGTCTATGAAATTTGCGGCCCCGAAAAATGCATGGTCTATTACAAATCCAGTCCCGATGGCACCCATTGGGCTGAAGGGTTGGGCACGTCCATTCCCGACCAGTTAGGTGGCCCCTACCTGCTTTCGTTAACCGATGGTCGGTTGGTTGTTTCCTCCAATAGCAGTCACATTTCCGTAAGCAGTGACTATGGGCGATCCTGGCAGCGTATCGCCGACGCCTGGCCCAAATCATTGTGGAGCAGTCTGTATCAGCCAGGACCCAATCAGCTTATTGTCATGAATTCTGTAGAGCGCTCAATTGGTGGGCATAACATTCAGATTCGGTCTGGACAGCTAAGCAGTCAGACCAAGTAA
- a CDS encoding RNA polymerase sigma factor, giving the protein MDASSGYLYTTDAVLWDNFLEGSKSAYAYLYAKYAKTLYNYGYKIAQNREVTEDCLQDLFLTILETRERLGRTDSIKFYLMRALRRDIVRKLTSEQRFNNDLDTLDFTIEFHYEPTWLDAQISLEQSTLLLRELNSLPARQKEALFLKYFDNLSYEEIAGVMGIEQSSVYKIVYKAIASLQKRMATHVVFLLLALIR; this is encoded by the coding sequence TTGGACGCATCATCAGGCTACCTATACACGACAGATGCTGTGCTTTGGGATAATTTTCTGGAAGGCAGTAAAAGTGCCTATGCTTATCTGTATGCAAAGTATGCGAAGACCCTCTATAACTATGGCTATAAAATTGCGCAGAACCGGGAAGTAACTGAAGATTGCCTGCAGGATCTCTTTCTGACAATTCTGGAGACACGGGAGCGATTAGGCCGCACGGACTCGATCAAATTTTACCTGATGCGGGCATTACGCCGGGATATTGTCCGTAAACTCACCAGCGAACAACGGTTTAATAATGACCTGGATACCCTGGACTTTACCATTGAATTTCATTACGAACCGACCTGGCTCGATGCGCAGATTTCACTGGAGCAGTCGACCCTTTTGCTGCGCGAACTGAATAGTCTTCCGGCCCGTCAGAAAGAAGCCCTGTTTTTGAAATATTTCGATAATCTCAGTTACGAAGAGATTGCGGGCGTAATGGGCATTGAACAGAGCTCTGTCTATAAAATCGTTTACAAAGCCATTGCATCGCTTCAGAAACGGATGGCAACGCATGTCGTTTTTCTGCTATTGGCACTCATTCGATAG